One region of Leucoraja erinacea ecotype New England chromosome 10, Leri_hhj_1, whole genome shotgun sequence genomic DNA includes:
- the LOC129700727 gene encoding LIM domain transcription factor LMO4.2 isoform X1, translating to MVNNGNSQTPSAGVNRAGLAWKTCAGCGGKIADRFLLYTMDTYWHSRCLKCSCCHAQLGEIGTSCYTKSGMILCRNDYIRLFGNSGACSACGQSIPASELVMRAQGNVYHLKCFTCATCRNRLVPGDRFHYINGSLFCEHDRPTSLINGHLNPLQSNPLLSDQKDITKCKVVHL from the exons ATGGTGAACAACGGGAACTCGCAGACGCCCTCAGCCGGCGTGAACCGCGCGGGTTTGGCCTGGAAGACGTGCGCTGGCTGCGGGGGTAAGATCGCCGACCGCTTTCTCCTCTACACAATGGACACCTACTggcacagtcgctgcctcaagtgCTCCTGTTGTCACGCTCAACTCGGGGAAATCGGCACTTCTTGTTACACCAAGAGCGGGATGATCCTGTGCCGGAACGATTACATCAG ATTGTTTGGGAATAGCGGAGCGTGCAGTGCGTGCGGCCAATCGATCCCAGCCAGCGAGTTGGTCATGAGAGCACAAGGCAACGTCTATCATCTCAAG tgcTTTACCTGTGCCACCTGCCGAAATCGTCTCGTCCCCGGAGACAGGTTTCATTATATCAACGGCAGTTTGTTTTGTGAACATGACAGACCAACATCTCTTATCAATGGACATTTGAATCCGCTGCAGAGCAATCCTCTACTATCTGATCAGAAG gacataacaaagtgcaaagttgtccatTTGTAA
- the LOC129700727 gene encoding LIM domain transcription factor LMO4.2 isoform X2 → MVNNGNSQTPSAGVNRAGLAWKTCAGCGGKIADRFLLYTMDTYWHSRCLKCSCCHAQLGEIGTSCYTKSGMILCRNDYIRLFGNSGACSACGQSIPASELVMRAQGNVYHLKCFTCATCRNRLVPGDRFHYINGSLFCEHDRPTSLINGHLNPLQSNPLLSDQKVC, encoded by the exons ATGGTGAACAACGGGAACTCGCAGACGCCCTCAGCCGGCGTGAACCGCGCGGGTTTGGCCTGGAAGACGTGCGCTGGCTGCGGGGGTAAGATCGCCGACCGCTTTCTCCTCTACACAATGGACACCTACTggcacagtcgctgcctcaagtgCTCCTGTTGTCACGCTCAACTCGGGGAAATCGGCACTTCTTGTTACACCAAGAGCGGGATGATCCTGTGCCGGAACGATTACATCAG ATTGTTTGGGAATAGCGGAGCGTGCAGTGCGTGCGGCCAATCGATCCCAGCCAGCGAGTTGGTCATGAGAGCACAAGGCAACGTCTATCATCTCAAG tgcTTTACCTGTGCCACCTGCCGAAATCGTCTCGTCCCCGGAGACAGGTTTCATTATATCAACGGCAGTTTGTTTTGTGAACATGACAGACCAACATCTCTTATCAATGGACATTTGAATCCGCTGCAGAGCAATCCTCTACTATCTGATCAGAAG GTTTGCTGA